AAGTTGATCCCTTAAATTCTAACGTTCTCGCTCAGGCGAAAGTGGTGATTCAAGCGCCTGGCGAAGAGACGATTCCTCCGCCGGAAGTTGAAGATTCCCGATCAATGCCGGTTAGCTTTCAGGCAGGCCAAAGTACATTCGCGGGTTTGATGTTCGATGAAGCTGGGGCTCTGTTCGCGACATCAAACTCTTGTCCTGCCTCGCTTTATCAAGTCGACACAGAAAGCGGTGCTGCGACTTTCGTCTCAAATACGGAAATGTGCGATCCTTGTAGCGGTGACTTTCCTCCACCAGAATTCGTGGCAGCTGGAATTGGCAGCTTTTGGGATGCCGGTGCTGGCGGAACTCCTTACATGGGGTTCGGTGGGTCTGGTCTCAGTGGCGGCGTTGGCGGTTACGCAGGTGGAGGCGCCTTTGGCGGTGGTGGAGGAGGGGGAGGTGGAAGTAACGGAACGACGAATGGAAACACGCCACCTGGGACGAATGGTCCAGATGGTGGCCCAGGTAATCCGGGGGTTACACCCGTTCCCGAGCCGGGGACGCTGTCAATTTTTGCGGTGGGGCTCGCAGGTTTGGGATTTGCTAGACGGTTCGCGGGTCGCCGTTCAGTCTCTTAGTTTCGTTTTCACTAGAGATTTGCGTTCATTGATCATCGCTCGAAGTCTAGGCAGTTTTCTGAGTGATCTCGTTGGTAAGAGTACTCGTGCTTCGGAGTTTCGATATATAGGGTTGCTAAGGAGTTCGAGTGGAATTCTTAGTGACTGGGCCGTATTCGCTAATTGGATAAGCTGAGGTCTGTGGGAGATTTGTTTGTGTTGATTTCGTCTAGCGAGGGCATTGCTTCCACTGTTGGTGTTGGCGTTTGAAATCGCTTACTGGTTGGGATTGAGGTATTCGCTTAGCTCCGTTTAGATGGACCTTAGAGGATAGAAATCAGCGAGTAAGGGCAAAATTCGCGAAACTTGGGGATTCAGTGAATTGCGCTAAACTTGAATTGAAGTTGCTTGACTTCTTGTTAGGTCAGCATTTTAATGACATTAGAGAAATCGCTAAATGGTGGGGTGTCTACCAGCGAAGAAGGTTTAAATTAGGAGAAATGGTATGATTGTAAGTTCTCTCCGTGGGGGGGTGTTAAAAGCATTCGCGTGGATGCTCGCTCCTGCACTTTTGCTCGGCTGCGCGAGTGTGAGCAACGCAGCCATGATGCTGTACAGCGGTGGTGTCACCGTAGACAGCAACAATCCTGAGTACGCAACCGAAAGCATTGCTCCGGTTACGCAGGATTTCTACTTTGCTTACACGATGGAACTGACGTCTGGTTCGCTTGACGCACTCGATCAGGTTCAGTTCTACTTCGATTCTGATCCGTCTGTGATGCCAGGCGCTATGCCTTGGTCCTTCGCGCCTTCAGTTGGCCTGAAGGTCGATCAAGGTGGTGCAGGTACCAGTGACTTCCAGGCGCGTTGGGGTTACACCAATCAACAGTACTCTGGTGCGAAAGAAGCTCCGGGTGTTGGCGAGACTGTAGGTATTATTGCTAAGCTCTCGAAGAGTGGTGGCACAGTCTACGACACGATTGAGTTGTGGGTGGTCGACGCTTTCGCTGGCGTTCCTGCTTTTCATACTCTCGGTGCTCCTCAAGCTACTTCGGTCACTGGATCGTCTTCTTTGACGTCTGTTTCGACCGTCGGTATCTTCAGTGCCGCTCTTGATGCAGGTGACTCCGTCTTTCTGGATAACGTCAGCCTCGCAACTGTTCCTGAGCCAATGACCATGGCCCTCTGGGGTATGGGCGGTATTGCTGGCCTAGCTTACTCGGCACGTCGTCGCAAGCTGGCTGCTAAGGACACCGAAGCTGTATAGCTTTCGATGGAATCAGCAAGCTGCCCGCTTTCTCAGCGGGCGGCTTCTTTTTTTTATTGTTTCCATGCCTTTAGGAAAACACTGGGCGTCACCGCATTTGTGGTTATGCTTTCTTCTACCAGGGATGGGCTCCCCATATGAGGGTGCATCTAACGGCATTGGCCAGTTCCAAGGATTGGAGGCCTACAGTGGGGCATTTCATAAGTAGGCAACAGAAAACGGTATTCTTGGCGAATGGCAAGCGAGAAAAATATTATTGCTGAGCACAAGTCGTCTCAAGTCACTCTGGTTGGCTTGGTTGTTTGCATTCTCGTAATCGCATTTTGGTCGGTAGGGCTGACCTTAACCCGCATATGGTCTAGTCAGCCTGATATGTCGCACGGGTTTTTTGTGCCGATTGTTTCACTTTGGCTACTTTGGTTTCGTTCTGACTTGATACCGGAAAAGGGCGAAATTGGCGGGGTGGGGTCGGTTTTCGCAGGTGTGGTAATCATCCTTCTAGGTATCGCAATTCGCTGTTTTGGAATTCTCTATCACTCTTTGACATTCGAGACTTGGTCTGTCTTGCCAGTCGTGCTCGGAACTGTCATTGGGATCGGCGGTTGGAAGGGTTTGCGTTGGGCATGGCCTTCTGTGGTATTCCTGGCATTCATGCTGCCATTACCTGCAGCCGTCGGCGGGATGTTCGGAGCGAAACTTCAGTCGCTCTCAACAGTCGTCAGTAATTTCACGCTTCAGCTAGTAGGCATTCCCGCAGTCGCTGAGGGTAATGTGATATGGCTGTCTTCTCAGCCGTTAGGGGTTGCTGAGGCTTGTAATGGATTAAGGATGCTAACCGCATTTTTCGCTATATCTGTTGCAACCTGCTTTATCTTAGATCGCCCGGTTTGGCAGAAGGTCGTTTTACTCGCGAGCGCACCCTTTGTTGGCGTTGTAGCCAACGTTTTTCGGATTACGCTGATTGGTATCATCTATGAACAAGAGCCGGGAGAAGCAATGTCGAAGTTCGCGCATGATTTCGCCGGGTGGACGATGATGCCTTTTGCCATAGTCATCTTAGTGATTGAGTTGTGGGTTCTCTCTGGCTTGATCTTGCCAGATGATTCTACGCTTCCCTATCACGATGATGCTCCTGTGTAGGAAGGGGCATCTATCCGGGCGGCCGGTGGATGTTGATTTTTTAGTTTATTGTCGATTTTGGGCAGATAAGGGCAAAGAAGATCACTATGTCAAACGGAAATCTGGTCATATCCTCTGAAAAAGATCGACGCCGACAAGGGACTAATGTTCCAGGCACTGTTGTTGCTAATCGCCCTCAGGAAGAGGACGGCATGCAGTTTGGGCAGGTTCTTCATTCGCTCAGACGTCAATGGCTGGCATCGATCGTGCTGGGGCTTTTAGTCGCCGTACCAGTGGCGATTGCCGCATGGGTACTTCAGTCACCCACTTACACATCATCTGCCTACTTGCGAATTTCCTCAAACGATCAGCCCCTTGCATTTAAAACCATAGAACAAACCAACCGGAATGACTACCGAACATTTAAGAACACTCAGCGTCAGTTGATGGTTACTCCGTTTGTCTTGAACTCGGCCCTCAGTCGTGAAGACATCATGAGTCTTGACATTGTCCGTGAAGAGGAAAACCCACTCGAGTGGTTGCAGGAAGAATTGATTGTCGGATTCCCAGGCGATGCTGAGATTCTTCAGGTTTCAATGATGAGTAAGGATCCCACTTCAGCCCCGAAAATCGTCAACGCAGTCGTTTCAGCATACAAAGACGAAGTGATCGAGACCGAGCGACTGGCAAGAGTAACTCGATTAGAAAACTTAGAGCGTGTTCATAGCGAGACAGAGAATAAAGCTCGTCAAATGCGTTCCGACTTCAAGCAATTGGCGGAAACTTTAGGAACGAGCGACAGCGAAACACTTAGCTTGGCTCAGCAGGGCTCAGTGCAGCACTATGGTCTAGTGCGTAACGAACTCGCGCAAGTTCGGTTTGAACTGATGCGTGCGGAAGGTGAGCTCGACTTTTTGCTTTCAAGCAATAAGGCTCAAATCGAAAGTGTTTCCAGATCCGGTGGAGACGGTGGGCTTACAACCGAAAATGCTCCCGGAGTTGGAGATGACGCCACACCTCGCGTTCCTGTTTCCGATGCTGATGATTCCGTTGACGAAGTTGCTGAAAATGGCGACGGTGACTCAAATGATGGCGAAGTAGCTGACCTCAAGCTTTCGGATGTGGAAATGGATGAGGCCATCGCAAATGACCCAGTCTCGGTCAAATTGCAAGCTGAATTGGATCGATTCGAGGATGTTCGGTTCACGTTAACTGAAGCTGCGTATGAGCGATATCGCCAGACTAATTCTGCGGAAATCAATGCGATTGAGACGAGTCTAAAGGAACGTCGGGCACATCTCGAAAAGCTTGTTATCGAGAGGATTGCACAACAGCAGGCCGAGGGAGATGTTCGCAAGAATAGCATGATGACGACCAGCTTGAAGCTGCCGGAAGTTGATAACACGATTCCTGAGTTGAAGGTCCGAATTGGCGTCTTGCGTCAGCAGCAAAGAGAACTTTCCAAGGAGGTTGCTGATCTTGAAAAGGAAGTGAGAACGTTTGGTCGATCATCCGTGGAAGTTGAAATGAAGCGTTCCGAGATTGCCAGCCTCGACGAGATTCTTCAGCAGCTTAATACCGAAATTGAACGGACGAATATTGAATTACGTGGGGCTCCGAGGATCACTCTCTTAAGTGAAGCGAAAACCGGAACCGTTACGGATAAGAAAAAACCGATTATGATCACAGCGGCTGCTGCCCTTGCAGGCTTCGTATTGCCTGGTGGTTTGCTTCTCCTGCGTGATTTCCGTAAAAAGCATCTAAGTGATTTGCCGACAACACGTGATGAGCTTGGCTTGGAGCTGTTAGGGACAATTCCTCGGCTTCCACGTGGTATCGTTCGCAAGCCGAAGGCCCTCTCGCACAACCTGGGGCCATACGAAGATCAGGTTCGAGATTCTTCCGACTCCGTAGCAGCTACGGTACTTCGGCGCTCGCTCAGTGAGCAATGTCAAGTTCTTCTCATTTCTAGCGCTATGCCACGTGAAGGCAAATCGAGTCTGACGTGCCATCTTGCGATCAGTTTGGCACAAGCCGGGCGAAAGGTTGTCGTCGTTGACTTCGACTTGCGTCGTCCAAGCATGCACAGCATTTTTGGATTACCAGTCGGGCCAGGCGTGGGTGATATTTTAGTCGGCGAAGCCAAGTTGGCTGACAGCATTCGGCCAACCGACATCCCTAACGTTGATCTATTGCCTGCCGGGATAAAAGAGCAATCGGTTCCGCGAAGTGCCTCGACTGGCCGGCTTGATCAGCTTTTTGCAGACCTTCGTAAGTCATATGATTTCATAATTGTTGATGCTGGTCCTGTCCTGGGGTCGCCGAGTACACGTTTCCTGGCACAGCCTCAACACGTAGATGGCGTTATTCTTTCCATCTTCAAGGATGTAAGTCAGGTTGCTCAAGTTGATGATGCGAAACGCATTCTGAATAGTTTTGGGGCACCAATCATCGGAACTGTTTTGTCAGGCTATAGCTCCGGAATGTACTACTCGTACACAAACCGCAGTACAAGCACCGTTGAAGTTGAATAGAGCAGAGAATATCGGAACGGGACCATGAACAAGATCGCGGCGCGAACCATCGTAGTATGTACTTTTGTACTGCTCTGTTCGGCAGGAGCTACTTGGCTGGAGCATCGCTTCGATGTTACTGTTCGGCAGCCAGATGTTGATGTCAACAAAATGCCGGAAGTGTTTGCTGGTTGGGAAAGCGAGTCCGTTCCGATTGATCCCGAAATTGCTCGATTTGTAGGAGCAGGCGCATTTGTTAGTCGCGTGTATCGACGATCAGGTGAATCGCCAGTCTCTGTATATGCGGCCGTTTGGGCCGACCAGTCGATCGTTTCTGATATTTCTCCGCACCCGCCTACGGTCTGTTATCCGAATGCAGGTTGGACTCAAGGGCGTAGTAAGGAAGTCTTAGTAGGGGGGGCGTTGCCTGTTTTACTGCTGGAATTCTCACGTGCGGGAGAGCGTATCGTGACAGCGCACTGGTATCAATTGGGTGGCTTGCAGTATACGGATCGCGATTCTGGGCGTTTCGGGCTCAGCAAGTTATGGGGAGAACAGGACTGGCCGCCAATGGTAAAAGTCCTGCTTCAAACCCAGGCGTCGAGTATTGAAGATGCCGAATCACAATTGATTGCAATTGCTTCGGAAGTGAATGAGTTCACTAAGACGATTCAGTAGTTCATTTACTTTGTCTCGCCGCAATTGGAACTACCCCGAGTAATCTCGACAGGCAACTATGTTCTCTAGTGTCCCCCGCCTTAACTACCGATTCATTGCGTGGCTTCTTTTGGGATTGGCCGTGGTAGTTGCAGCTGCCTTCGGAGTTCATTCCTGGCAGATGTCACGACACAAGGATTCTTTTTTGCGAGAGGCTCGGCGAGTACGTGACGAGGGACGAATCGGTGACGCATTGGCCCATTACCGGCGATATTCGTTGGTTTCACCAACCGATGTCGAAGCTCTTTCAGAATTCGGCTATTTGCTCAAAGATGTAGGGAGCTACGATCAGGCATATCTTATACTAACTCGTGCGCTTGCATTAGAGCCGAATCAAGATGACCTTCGCCTTGTTGCGGCCGAGTTGGCGATTCGTTTGCGTCGGTTTAATGATGCAGTTAATCTCATTAATTCGCTGATTGAAAAGTCTCCTGACGATCCCGTCTTGCAAGAGCGACTTGCCATTTGTCAGAGCGGTAAAGGGGATTACCGAGAGGCACGTCAAACGCTGGAAAGAGCGATCAAGTTAGATAAAAAGAATCGCGATTACTACTTGCATCTTGCGAATTTACAGTTCTCAGCGTTGAACAGCTACATCGAAGCGAAGAAAACTCTCGATCGTATGGTCGAAAGTGATCCTAAAGAACCGCTCACCTATGTGAATAGAGGGCACTGGATTCTTTCAGTGATTGCTAGTGGCGTAGCAGATAAACAGGAAAACGCCGCGAATGCAAATATTCAAACGTCTCGTGATTATCGGATTGAACAGGTTCAAGCAGACGTTGATAAGTCGCTCGAACTAGCTCCTGGATTAATTGATGTCAATCTGCTCGCTGCGGAACTCGCTCTAACAAAATCAGATCTGGACGAGGCGGCCAAGTTTGCGAATTACGCTAAGCGGATTGCCCCACAAGAGCCTTATCCTGTTCGGCTATTGATTCGAGTTGAGAGTCTCAAGGGAGATCTTGAGAGGGCCGTTGAGCTTTCAAAGGAAGCGGTGCAGGTTTGGCCGAAAGATTTCCAAATTCATTGGATGTTAGCAAACCTCCTTATCGACCTGCAAAATGTTGAAGAAGCCTCGCCCGTCGTCGACAAGCTGCGATCGCTTTCACCAAGTCCGGCGTTGGTCGCCTTGCTCGAGGCCCGGATCCTTGCCGTTCAAGGAAAGTGGTTGGAATCTGCCAAGTTGGTCGAGGCAAACCGAGCTCTGTTAATTAACTGGCCTACAATCGCTAGTCGCGCTGACTTTCATTTAGGGCGATGTTATCAGCAATTGGCTCGACCGGATCAGGAGTTGAATGCCTATCGTCGGGCATTAGCAGCAGACCCGACATCTCGTGATCTTCGTTTGGCGGTTGCGAATGCATTGAGAGATGCGAACAAATTCGATGAGGCATTTGAGGAGTATCAAGTTCTAGTCGAATTTGAGCGTTCGAGTGCTGAAAGCGGAGAAGGTGAAGGGGTTCCTTTCGAGGCGGTTGTGAATTACTTCCGGCTACTTATTCGTGAAGAATCGCTCAAATCGAATGATCAGTCGTTTGATAATGTTGGCAAGGTCCTCGATCAATTAGAGTCGCGTGAGCCGGAAATTGAGTTTCTTCCGATCCTGCGTGCTGAGTGGCTAATCTCGAAAGGTGAAACGGAAGAAGCGGTCGAGCTCGTACACAAGGCAAGGACCGAATCACCGAACAAGTTCGAGTATTTGTCTGCCGAGGTAATGTTAGCTTGTCAGCAGGAAGATTGGTCGGCCGCAGATCGAATGTTGGCCGACGGCAAAAAGGAATTTAGCGCCGATGAGAGATATTGGATGCTTCGCGGGAAGTACGCGATGCTCCGTTATGGAACCGATGCTGGGCAGTACCTGAAAGAGATTTCCCAAAGTAGTGAATTGCAGGATCTGGAAAAATACCCAGCAGTTGTAAGTTATCTGGCGTCGCTCGCATTTTGGATTCAGGATTCTGAACTGACTAAGGAGCTTGGTCAGAAGGTCGTGAAGGCTGAGCCAGATCAACTTGCAATTCGCCTTCTCTTGTTGGAGGTCGCATTTCGCGAGGAGGACTTGGAGGCGATCGGTCCATTGCTAGCCGAAGTCGAAAAGATCGATGGTCAACACGCGACATGGAATTATGGTGAGGCTGTTCGGTTGGTGCTTTCTGCTCAAGTCGACGATAACAAAACACCCGAAGATAAGCGGTTGTTACGCGCATTTGCTCACTTGGCCGACGCAGAGAAACTGCGTCCAGGTTGGAGCCGACCAATCACTTTCGAGGCTCAAATCCTTGAGTCACAAGGTCAAGAAGATGTTGCATTAGCGAAGTATGAGGATGCCATCTCTCTTGGTGAACGTGATCCAATCGTCGTACAACGTACGACTGCGCTTCTGTTTAAACGCGGTCGGTATGGAGAGGTTGATCGATTATTAGCTCGTCTTGACGACAACGGAAATAAGATCTCTGCCGATCTGCTTGAGGCCGGTAGAGAGGCGGCAATGCAATTGGGCAATCTTGGTCGGGCTTTGCAGCTCGCTCAAGATCTGGCGGGTAAGTCAGGAAGTTCTGATGATCATGTTTGGCTTGCTCAGCTACTTGTGATGCTACAGAAGCCAGAGCAGGCTGAAATTGAATTGAAGAAGGCGATCGAGATTTCTCCAAATATGCCCGAACCTTGGCTCGGTATGGTCAGTATTTATGCCAAGAATGGTCAAAGAGATCTTGCCTCGCAGGCAATTGAAGATGGAAGTAGTAAGCTCGACGAAAATAAGAGGGATATCTTCAGAGGGCGTAGCTACGAGATTCTTGGCGACGGCGGAAAAGCGGAAGCATCATATCGGACGGCGATTATTAACAATCCAGACGACGTACAAGCGAGGTTCTCCCTTGTAAGGTACTATTTGCGAACCAATCGTCAGGCCGATTCAATTCGTGAGCTTCGTCTTTTTCTTAAAGAGGAACTCACTGAAGATATGCGAACCTGGGCACGTCGAAATCTAGCAATTCAGCTCGCAAAAGAAGGCGGTGATGGCAACACTGAAGAATCGCTCAAGCTATTAGATGACAATGAAGAGGCCATTGGGCAGAATCGGCAAGATCAAATTGTAAGAGCAACCATCTTTGCAATTCAGCCAGAGGAAGAAGCGCAGAAGTCTGCGATTAAGACATTGGAGGAAGTGGGGGGAAGTAGTCTAAGCTTGGAAGAGCAGTTTCTTTTGGGCAAGTTGTACGCGACACATGATCAAATCGCGAAAGCGACTCAATTGTTTAGTCAGCTTACAATTCGCTCTTCTGGCGATCCCAAGTACCTACGAGCCTATATTGCCGCTCTTTTAAAGAATGGGGAAGTCAGCGAAGCAGGGGTTTGGGCAGATAGGTTGGCGCTGGACCTGCCTTCTCACATCACGACCGTTGATCTTCAATCCAAGGTCCTTTTCGCTAAGGGACGCTACGATGAGATTCCGCCCCTCCTGAATAAGTGGCTTAACGATGATGTCACTTCACAGGAGAGGGGTGTTGCCAGTCATAGTGTTCAATTGGAGTGGGCTGCATCTAAATTAGATGAGTTCGCAGATCAAATGGACAAAGATCATCTAAGTACCGCAAGTAAGTTTCGCTCGCAGGCTAATGATTTGCGTTTGGCACTAAAAGAGCCAGCGATGAAGCTGCAGCAAGCCACTTTATTGGTAGCACGCACACAGATTGAACCTGCTTTGACAATGCTTCGCGAGATTGTTGGCAAGGTACCAGCTCAAGATTTTAGTAGAACATTTTCGTACATCGTTGGGCAAAATCCCAGCGTGACTATATTGGAAGAAATGGATGAGATTTTGAAAGAGGCTCAAAAAGAGTACTCCGATGACATGGATGTTCTTAAAGTTGCGGGGGATGTCGCACTTCTAAGAGGGGAGTTCGAGAGGTCTCGCAAGGCTTATCAGCAGGTTTTGGCTGGAAGTCCAGAGGATGTGCACGCACTGAACAATTGTGCATTGGCAATGGCGTTTGAAGGTGGTAGCAAAGAAGCGGTGGTCCTGGCTAATAAGGCGGTTGCCGTTGGAGGAGAGGTGCCTCCTTTACTCGACACTCGGGGAGTTACCTATTTGGCCGTTGGTGATACCGCAAGTGCAATCCAGGACTTTAAGAAGGCGATCGCTTCCAGTCCACTACCGGAGTACTTTTTCCATTTAGCACTGGCCCAGAAACGGGCTGGAAAGTTTGCCGAAAGCAAGGCGTCGCTTACAGCGATCGATTTGCCTGAATTCGGTGACTTAACCTTGCACGAGAGTGAAAGAGCAGCATACGAAGAGTTGTTGTCCACCGATTGAAACCATGGTTATGGGGGATAATTTTGCGTTAAGGCGACTATGGTTTTTTTAGCGATGGTTCAGTTGACATAGCGATATAACCAGCATAGTTTGTCCAGTGCTAGGTCCAGCTATTTTTTTCGTTTCCAAGGCGGTGTTTAGTGTTCAGTCGACGGCGGTTTAACTCTCCTGACTGCGATGAAACACGGGCAGATGCTCGGTAAGAACTCAAGCCCTAGGGGGATTGTTATGGCCAGTGAAGGTTCAGTCGTACTTACTCAGGAACGCTTCTCCGATACGAGTTCGGTTCCGTTGGTAAATGAGAGGCATCTATATCGTGTCGAGGCTCAGGGTGTGCCCTTGGGATCGGACGTTGAAGAGCCGATGGCACGGCGTCTCGCAGACCTATCACTCAGGCAGTCATTGTTGTTTGGTTTCCCGCTCATGCTTGCCGATTTCGGCGTCATGTGGGCAACCATCTTTATGGTTACTCAGGTGCAATCGCTGTGGCTAACGCTTCCATACACCGGTGTAGGCGCTACTGTGGCCTCATTGGCTGCGTCGCTATTGGTTCTGATTGCTCACGGTTCAGGTCTTTATCCTGCGATTGGAATGGCCTCGGTTGTCGAGTTTCGCAATCTTGTAAAAGCATCTGGAATCTCGGTGCTGGCGTGTTCTTCGATTGCATGTATTACAGTCACTCAGGGTGACTTCTTGTATTATGCTTCCCTCGGCATGATTTCACTTCCGATGCTCTTGTTTCTGCTTCCCTCTGCGAGGTTTATTGTTCGCTCTTTCATGACCCGATTTAGTTGGTGGGGAGCCCCAACGCTGATCTATACTCAGCCTGAACAAGCGCGATACCTTGTTGGACAGCTTCGGGGCATGGCGGAACGCGGCTTGAAGCCGGTTGGCATTCTTGTCGCACCTGGTCAGTACTGGGATTCTGGCTGCAAAGATATCGGGTATCCCGTGTTTGATGTGCGTGATGCGATGACGTGCGCGATCGGATTGAAATCGACTTGGGTATTGATCAGCGAAGGTAGCGAAAGCGAGGCTTCGCTCGAGATTCCTGCGACGCTCGAATTGATTCCTAATCGAATCGTGCTGTCCCAGAAAAATCCCGTTGGACTTTGGGGGGAAAGGCAATGTATTGGGCTTAGCGGTGGTGTGCGACTTCAAAGTCGTTGTCCTGACACTTTTCGCTGCATGGTGAAGCGGGCATTTGATCTTTTTGTATCAGGTAGTGCCCTCGTTTTTCTTTCTCCCTTTCTTCTGGCAATTACACTTCTCATTCGGATTGGCTCTCCTGGGCCTGTGTTCTACGGCCAGACCCGCGTTGGACGGTTTGGCAAGAGTTTCACGGCATGGAAATTCCGAACTATGCGAGTTAATGCAGATCAGTATCTAGAGGAGTGTCTTCGCAACAACAAGGAATTGCGGGCCGAGTGGGACGCTACTCACAAGCTAAAGCGAGATCCGCGAGTGACTTGGGTTGGACGTTTCCTCCGCAAGACGAGCTTGGACGAACTACCGCAGTTGTGGAATATCCTTATAGGTCAGATGAGTGTTGTCGGGCCTCGACCTATCGTCGATTCCGAAACGTATGATCGCAGTTACATTGTTGATTTCCCTAATGCTTTTGCGGCCTATAAGACCGTTCGACCGGGTTTGACCGGTATGTGGCAAATCAGCTGTCGTAATCGTGGAACCTATGAGATGCGAATCTACTGGGACGTTTACTACATACAGAACTGGTCATTATGGCTTGATCTGTACATCACGTTAAGAACGGTCCGAACGGTGTTCCTGCGAGAAGGGGCATATTAGTGGCTGGCTTGTGTCTCGTTGCGACATCGCTTCCTGGCACGAAGATAGTAGTAGCGTTCATCGTGCTGTCGTTAACGATGGCCCACTTGGTCTATCGCCTAAACCGATTGCGACGTACTCCTGCCTTTCCGGCACTAGTGCTCTGTGCCGTGGTTATGTTTTCCATGTTGGTTGCGCTTGCATTGGCGCAAGTCTATTCCAATTCATGGCGGCAAATAGCGCGAGAGTATGGCGTGTATGAAGCTAGAAGGCCGGCTCAACGGATGGCCACGGCGGCAGTGGTCGGTGTAGTTCCGTTATTGGGTGTATTGGGGG
The genomic region above belongs to Blastopirellula marina and contains:
- a CDS encoding exosortase C-terminal domain/associated protein EpsI → MNKIAARTIVVCTFVLLCSAGATWLEHRFDVTVRQPDVDVNKMPEVFAGWESESVPIDPEIARFVGAGAFVSRVYRRSGESPVSVYAAVWADQSIVSDISPHPPTVCYPNAGWTQGRSKEVLVGGALPVLLLEFSRAGERIVTAHWYQLGGLQYTDRDSGRFGLSKLWGEQDWPPMVKVLLQTQASSIEDAESQLIAIASEVNEFTKTIQ
- a CDS encoding PEP-CTERM sorting domain-containing protein, producing MLDFRAHTSLILAFVICAPGWAGDLYSTSNSGHKVNILDPNSGKVSEFATFEDAISRGIAFESSGKLYVTANFDDHSSLEELDRATGSRIHIGQFEANTFVQAIDFDYQGSFFALATDGKLFRLDREVGGEFKKKGDSDVLDMVLVGETGVMDSTDIAIDLIGRLFAISGDDLYQVDPLNSNVLAQAKVVIQAPGEETIPPPEVEDSRSMPVSFQAGQSTFAGLMFDEAGALFATSNSCPASLYQVDTESGAATFVSNTEMCDPCSGDFPPPEFVAAGIGSFWDAGAGGTPYMGFGGSGLSGGVGGYAGGGAFGGGGGGGGGSNGTTNGNTPPGTNGPDGGPGNPGVTPVPEPGTLSIFAVGLAGLGFARRFAGRRSVS
- a CDS encoding exosortase/archaeosortase family protein, coding for MASEKNIIAEHKSSQVTLVGLVVCILVIAFWSVGLTLTRIWSSQPDMSHGFFVPIVSLWLLWFRSDLIPEKGEIGGVGSVFAGVVIILLGIAIRCFGILYHSLTFETWSVLPVVLGTVIGIGGWKGLRWAWPSVVFLAFMLPLPAAVGGMFGAKLQSLSTVVSNFTLQLVGIPAVAEGNVIWLSSQPLGVAEACNGLRMLTAFFAISVATCFILDRPVWQKVVLLASAPFVGVVANVFRITLIGIIYEQEPGEAMSKFAHDFAGWTMMPFAIVILVIELWVLSGLILPDDSTLPYHDDAPV
- a CDS encoding polysaccharide biosynthesis tyrosine autokinase, whose product is MSNGNLVISSEKDRRRQGTNVPGTVVANRPQEEDGMQFGQVLHSLRRQWLASIVLGLLVAVPVAIAAWVLQSPTYTSSAYLRISSNDQPLAFKTIEQTNRNDYRTFKNTQRQLMVTPFVLNSALSREDIMSLDIVREEENPLEWLQEELIVGFPGDAEILQVSMMSKDPTSAPKIVNAVVSAYKDEVIETERLARVTRLENLERVHSETENKARQMRSDFKQLAETLGTSDSETLSLAQQGSVQHYGLVRNELAQVRFELMRAEGELDFLLSSNKAQIESVSRSGGDGGLTTENAPGVGDDATPRVPVSDADDSVDEVAENGDGDSNDGEVADLKLSDVEMDEAIANDPVSVKLQAELDRFEDVRFTLTEAAYERYRQTNSAEINAIETSLKERRAHLEKLVIERIAQQQAEGDVRKNSMMTTSLKLPEVDNTIPELKVRIGVLRQQQRELSKEVADLEKEVRTFGRSSVEVEMKRSEIASLDEILQQLNTEIERTNIELRGAPRITLLSEAKTGTVTDKKKPIMITAAAALAGFVLPGGLLLLRDFRKKHLSDLPTTRDELGLELLGTIPRLPRGIVRKPKALSHNLGPYEDQVRDSSDSVAATVLRRSLSEQCQVLLISSAMPREGKSSLTCHLAISLAQAGRKVVVVDFDLRRPSMHSIFGLPVGPGVGDILVGEAKLADSIRPTDIPNVDLLPAGIKEQSVPRSASTGRLDQLFADLRKSYDFIIVDAGPVLGSPSTRFLAQPQHVDGVILSIFKDVSQVAQVDDAKRILNSFGAPIIGTVLSGYSSGMYYSYTNRSTSTVEVE
- a CDS encoding tetratricopeptide repeat protein, whose translation is MSRHKDSFLREARRVRDEGRIGDALAHYRRYSLVSPTDVEALSEFGYLLKDVGSYDQAYLILTRALALEPNQDDLRLVAAELAIRLRRFNDAVNLINSLIEKSPDDPVLQERLAICQSGKGDYREARQTLERAIKLDKKNRDYYLHLANLQFSALNSYIEAKKTLDRMVESDPKEPLTYVNRGHWILSVIASGVADKQENAANANIQTSRDYRIEQVQADVDKSLELAPGLIDVNLLAAELALTKSDLDEAAKFANYAKRIAPQEPYPVRLLIRVESLKGDLERAVELSKEAVQVWPKDFQIHWMLANLLIDLQNVEEASPVVDKLRSLSPSPALVALLEARILAVQGKWLESAKLVEANRALLINWPTIASRADFHLGRCYQQLARPDQELNAYRRALAADPTSRDLRLAVANALRDANKFDEAFEEYQVLVEFERSSAESGEGEGVPFEAVVNYFRLLIREESLKSNDQSFDNVGKVLDQLESREPEIEFLPILRAEWLISKGETEEAVELVHKARTESPNKFEYLSAEVMLACQQEDWSAADRMLADGKKEFSADERYWMLRGKYAMLRYGTDAGQYLKEISQSSELQDLEKYPAVVSYLASLAFWIQDSELTKELGQKVVKAEPDQLAIRLLLLEVAFREEDLEAIGPLLAEVEKIDGQHATWNYGEAVRLVLSAQVDDNKTPEDKRLLRAFAHLADAEKLRPGWSRPITFEAQILESQGQEDVALAKYEDAISLGERDPIVVQRTTALLFKRGRYGEVDRLLARLDDNGNKISADLLEAGREAAMQLGNLGRALQLAQDLAGKSGSSDDHVWLAQLLVMLQKPEQAEIELKKAIEISPNMPEPWLGMVSIYAKNGQRDLASQAIEDGSSKLDENKRDIFRGRSYEILGDGGKAEASYRTAIINNPDDVQARFSLVRYYLRTNRQADSIRELRLFLKEELTEDMRTWARRNLAIQLAKEGGDGNTEESLKLLDDNEEAIGQNRQDQIVRATIFAIQPEEEAQKSAIKTLEEVGGSSLSLEEQFLLGKLYATHDQIAKATQLFSQLTIRSSGDPKYLRAYIAALLKNGEVSEAGVWADRLALDLPSHITTVDLQSKVLFAKGRYDEIPPLLNKWLNDDVTSQERGVASHSVQLEWAASKLDEFADQMDKDHLSTASKFRSQANDLRLALKEPAMKLQQATLLVARTQIEPALTMLREIVGKVPAQDFSRTFSYIVGQNPSVTILEEMDEILKEAQKEYSDDMDVLKVAGDVALLRGEFERSRKAYQQVLAGSPEDVHALNNCALAMAFEGGSKEAVVLANKAVAVGGEVPPLLDTRGVTYLAVGDTASAIQDFKKAIASSPLPEYFFHLALAQKRAGKFAESKASLTAIDLPEFGDLTLHESERAAYEELLSTD